From Streptomyces sp. Edi4, one genomic window encodes:
- a CDS encoding cold-shock protein produces the protein MAAGTVKWFNAEKGFGFIEQEGGGPDVFAHYSNISAQGFRELQEGQKVSFDIAQGQKGPTAENIVLA, from the coding sequence ATGGCTGCCGGTACCGTGAAGTGGTTCAACGCGGAAAAGGGCTTCGGCTTCATCGAGCAGGAGGGTGGCGGCCCGGACGTGTTCGCCCACTACTCCAACATCTCGGCCCAGGGCTTCCGCGAGCTCCAGGAAGGCCAGAAGGTCAGCTTCGACATCGCGCAGGGTCAGAAGGGCCCGACGGCCGAGAACATCGTTCTGGCCTGA
- a CDS encoding SCO5918 family protein, producing MRCVIARFPFDLTKSGVVASMKGIKPEPIVGESVLIGRRHYPVKQVGEVITRQDRRDFSAQEVSRAMTRLGFTCQALPQAEPARVLTPMEEASALLGVSALA from the coding sequence ATGCGCTGTGTCATCGCCCGCTTCCCGTTCGATCTGACCAAGAGCGGGGTGGTGGCCTCCATGAAGGGCATCAAGCCCGAGCCCATCGTGGGTGAGTCGGTCCTCATCGGCCGCCGCCACTACCCGGTCAAGCAGGTCGGCGAGGTCATCACCCGCCAGGACCGCCGCGACTTCAGCGCGCAGGAGGTGAGCCGGGCGATGACCCGCCTCGGCTTCACCTGCCAGGCGCTGCCCCAGGCCGAGCCCGCCCGGGTCCTCACCCCGATGGAGGAGGCGTCCGCGCTGCTGGGCGTGTCCGCGCTCGCCTAG
- a CDS encoding MerR family transcriptional regulator translates to MTADSPLSGRLDDDDYPAYTMGRAAELIGASPGFLRALGEARLITPLRSEGGHRRYSRYQLRIAARARELVDQGTPVEAACRIVILEDQLEEAQRLNAEYRAATNPDAPV, encoded by the coding sequence ATGACAGCGGATAGCCCCCTCAGCGGCCGGCTGGACGACGACGACTACCCCGCCTACACGATGGGCCGGGCGGCGGAGCTGATCGGGGCGAGCCCGGGGTTCCTGCGGGCCCTGGGCGAGGCCCGGCTCATCACGCCGCTGCGGTCGGAGGGCGGGCACCGGCGGTACTCCCGCTACCAGTTGAGGATCGCCGCGCGGGCGCGGGAGCTGGTGGACCAGGGCACCCCGGTGGAGGCGGCGTGCCGCATCGTCATCCTGGAGGACCAGCTGGAGGAGGCGCAGCGCCTCAACGCGGAGTACCGCGCGGCCACCAACCCCGACGCCCCTGTCTGA
- a CDS encoding AraC family transcriptional regulator, with product MLRRLNDALDHIEDHLDGHIDVAELARIATTSEYHLRRLFSALAGMPLSEYVRRRRMTVAGAEVLESRRTLLDVAVRYGYTSGEAFARAFRAVHGVGPGEARRTGAALRSQPRMSFRLVIEGSTSMRYRVMEKDAFHLVGRVARVPLVHEGVNPAIAEFIQGIGPDTSLRIHHLSDQEPAGIVSACDGLDPSRAEGTEFDYWHGALTSAEPPEDLDALPVPAGTWAVFESTGPYPAALQEMWRDVFTQWFPSNPYRSRPGPEILRTRPSAVGETTDAVLWIPIERAGSEGA from the coding sequence ATGCTCAGGCGGCTCAACGACGCGCTGGACCACATCGAGGACCACCTCGACGGACACATCGACGTGGCGGAACTCGCCCGCATCGCGACGACATCGGAGTACCACCTGCGCCGGCTCTTCTCGGCGCTGGCCGGGATGCCCCTGTCGGAGTACGTGCGGCGCAGGCGGATGACGGTGGCCGGCGCGGAGGTGCTGGAGAGCCGGCGCACCCTGCTGGACGTCGCGGTGCGCTACGGCTACACGTCGGGTGAGGCGTTCGCCCGGGCGTTCCGTGCCGTGCACGGCGTCGGCCCCGGCGAGGCCCGCCGCACCGGCGCGGCCCTGAGGTCCCAGCCCCGTATGTCCTTCCGTCTCGTCATCGAAGGGAGCACCAGCATGCGGTACAGGGTGATGGAGAAGGACGCGTTCCACCTGGTGGGCAGGGTGGCGCGGGTGCCGCTCGTGCACGAGGGGGTGAACCCGGCGATCGCCGAATTCATCCAGGGCATCGGGCCCGACACGTCACTGCGGATCCACCATCTGTCCGACCAGGAGCCGGCCGGCATCGTCTCGGCCTGCGACGGCCTCGACCCCAGCCGGGCCGAAGGAACCGAATTCGACTACTGGCACGGCGCGTTGACGTCCGCCGAACCGCCCGAGGACCTGGACGCCCTGCCCGTGCCGGCCGGCACCTGGGCGGTCTTCGAGAGCACCGGCCCCTACCCGGCGGCGCTCCAGGAGATGTGGCGGGACGTGTTCACGCAGTGGTTCCCGTCCAACCCCTACCGCAGCCGCCCGGGCCCGGAAATCCTGCGCACCCGCCCGTCGGCGGTGGGCGAGACCACGGACGCGGTGCTGTGGATCCCGATCGAACGAGCGGGGTCCGAAGGGGCCTGA
- a CDS encoding helix-turn-helix transcriptional regulator: MTTDAGDVVRRARRRLGLTLVQLGELAGYSAAQVSRYERGISPLTDVNVLWRFARALGIAPAELGLSPKPFAAAGSGPTGTPSRWPRLHVARAGRGHEDDGDGFARRNVLAAGLAMTAAAATGIPLPVAGSEEQGPIETVLASRLRDAMLGISAPTEPVRAPAATELDRALAAFHLCDYTSLAHRLPAAIRAGHAQGAGAERELAGAYILATRMLVKLDEQQLGWMAADRAWQYAEAHGDVMQSTEAARQLAVLARRAGWAHEAMALALTAADDPRLRAAGSDGAAQRGLLVQSAAYTAARGGDAQGMRDLTKEAAAIATTLRSTTRLRNHGGGFSSATVQLHLISAENSAGDPSRALAAAQALAPQELPTAERRARYYTDVATAYAARGRRDECVRALLAAERVAPEETHARPAVKSMIQGLLVSGRTTGELRGLATRSGLRN; this comes from the coding sequence ATGACGACCGATGCCGGAGACGTCGTACGCCGTGCCCGCAGGCGACTCGGCCTGACCTTGGTCCAGTTGGGCGAGCTCGCCGGCTACTCGGCCGCCCAAGTGTCGCGTTATGAGCGCGGGATCTCTCCGCTGACTGACGTCAACGTGCTGTGGCGGTTCGCGAGAGCGCTCGGCATCGCCCCGGCCGAGCTGGGGTTGTCTCCCAAGCCTTTCGCCGCAGCAGGCTCCGGCCCTACCGGTACGCCAAGCCGCTGGCCACGCCTGCACGTAGCGCGGGCGGGTCGTGGGCATGAGGACGACGGGGACGGGTTCGCGCGGCGGAACGTGCTGGCGGCGGGGCTGGCCATGACGGCCGCCGCCGCGACCGGGATTCCTCTACCGGTGGCGGGCAGTGAGGAACAGGGCCCGATCGAAACCGTCCTCGCGAGCCGCCTCCGAGACGCCATGCTCGGCATCAGCGCCCCGACCGAACCAGTGCGGGCACCGGCCGCGACGGAACTCGACAGGGCGCTGGCCGCCTTCCACCTCTGCGACTACACCAGCCTCGCGCACCGCCTTCCGGCCGCGATCCGTGCCGGCCACGCCCAGGGGGCGGGAGCGGAACGGGAACTCGCCGGGGCGTACATCCTGGCCACACGCATGCTCGTCAAGCTGGACGAGCAGCAGCTCGGGTGGATGGCGGCCGACCGGGCCTGGCAGTACGCCGAGGCCCACGGCGACGTCATGCAGTCCACCGAGGCGGCCCGGCAACTCGCGGTCCTGGCCCGACGCGCCGGCTGGGCACATGAGGCCATGGCTCTGGCCCTCACCGCGGCGGACGACCCACGCCTGCGGGCCGCCGGTTCCGACGGGGCGGCGCAACGCGGGCTGCTTGTACAGTCCGCCGCCTACACCGCGGCCCGTGGCGGCGACGCCCAGGGCATGCGCGATCTCACCAAGGAAGCCGCTGCCATCGCCACCACCCTGCGCAGTACGACCCGCTTGCGCAACCACGGTGGCGGATTCAGCTCCGCCACCGTTCAGTTGCACCTCATCTCCGCTGAGAACTCTGCCGGCGACCCCAGCCGCGCCCTCGCCGCCGCGCAGGCCCTGGCCCCCCAGGAACTCCCCACTGCGGAACGCCGTGCCCGCTACTACACGGACGTCGCCACCGCGTATGCCGCGCGGGGGCGGCGTGACGAATGCGTGCGCGCTCTGCTGGCCGCGGAACGTGTCGCGCCGGAGGAGACGCACGCTCGGCCTGCCGTGAAGTCGATGATCCAGGGGCTCCTCGTATCCGGGCGAACGACGGGGGAACTCAGGGGGCTCGCCACTCGCTCAGGGCTGCGGAACTGA
- a CDS encoding UDP-glucose/GDP-mannose dehydrogenase family protein, producing the protein MRTPRSSASPVPCSTSTSAGTGTDAVAALSQLSHPAAPHRQTVAHQSSRRRHAVSRHSHRPARRGPASQVARLLRGDRGPPPLRGGGHLAAHPAGGDRRPLRLDRRRRRPTPHRALLAPVRSRGHRRRAVAGHAAVVPLLARHTASGRLRFTTDVREAADFAELHFIGVGTPIDADGRSYDTAQVFGAIRQLAPHLDRPCTIVGKSPVAVGTTARITDLAQRLAPAREKVDVVWNPEFLREGHAVEDTLRPDRLIAGLTTAEGEKAIRTVYAGIIDAGVPLFVTDPATAELAKGAANTFLGLKISYINAVADMCDAAGADISQIVDILGIDPRIGAGGMRPGIGYGGGCLPKDVRAFTASARHLGADQAAALLRAAEVINEQRTAVALDLITHALGDRPIKGAQVTVWGAAFKPGTNDVRESPALALAHALQQAGARVTVHDPQAVPTAMIRNPELDYSDDLSSALDGADLVVLATEWPEYRDADPHALVNRPRTPVLVDCRTTLDAADWRAAGWTVHQLGRPGR; encoded by the coding sequence ATGAGAACACCGAGGAGCAGCGCGTCCCCGGTGCCGTGCTCGACAAGTACATCCGCCGGCACCGGCACGGATGCGGTGGCCGCCCTCAGCCAACTCTCCCACCCGGCCGCCCCACACAGGCAGACCGTCGCTCACCAGAGTTCGAGGAGACGACATGCAGTTTCCCGTCACAGTCATCGACCAGCTCGACGAGGACCAGCTTCGCAAGTGGCACGACTTCTACGGGGTGACCGCGGACCGCCCCCGCTTCGTGGAGGAGGGCATCTGGCGGCGCACCCAGCAGGAGGAGACCGCCGCCCACTCCGGCTGGACAGACGCAGGAGACGCCCGACGCCGCATCGTGCACTACTGGCACCAGTTCGGTCTCGTGGACACCGCCGCCGCGCCGTCGCTGGCCATGCAGCAGTTGTACCTCTACTCGCCCGCCACACCGCCAGTGGCCGGCTCCGCTTCACCACCGACGTCCGCGAGGCCGCCGACTTCGCCGAGCTGCACTTCATCGGCGTCGGCACCCCCATCGACGCCGACGGCCGCTCCTACGACACCGCGCAGGTATTCGGCGCGATCCGCCAGCTCGCCCCGCACCTCGACCGGCCGTGCACGATTGTCGGCAAGTCCCCCGTCGCTGTGGGCACCACCGCCCGGATCACCGACCTGGCCCAGCGCCTCGCCCCGGCCCGCGAGAAAGTCGACGTGGTGTGGAACCCCGAGTTCCTGCGCGAAGGCCACGCCGTCGAGGACACCCTGCGCCCGGACCGCCTGATCGCGGGTCTCACCACCGCCGAGGGTGAGAAGGCCATCCGTACGGTGTACGCCGGGATCATCGACGCGGGCGTACCGCTCTTCGTCACCGACCCGGCGACCGCCGAGCTGGCCAAGGGCGCCGCGAACACCTTCCTCGGCCTGAAGATCTCGTACATCAACGCGGTCGCGGACATGTGTGACGCGGCCGGTGCCGACATCTCCCAGATCGTGGACATCCTCGGCATCGATCCCCGCATCGGCGCCGGAGGCATGCGGCCGGGCATCGGCTACGGCGGCGGCTGTCTGCCCAAGGACGTGCGCGCCTTCACCGCCTCCGCCCGACACCTGGGCGCCGACCAAGCCGCGGCCCTTCTGCGCGCCGCCGAGGTGATCAACGAGCAGCGCACGGCCGTCGCCCTCGACCTCATCACCCACGCCCTGGGCGACCGCCCCATCAAGGGCGCCCAGGTCACCGTGTGGGGCGCGGCGTTCAAGCCGGGCACCAACGACGTCCGCGAGTCCCCGGCCCTCGCACTGGCCCACGCCCTTCAGCAGGCCGGTGCCCGTGTCACCGTGCACGATCCGCAGGCCGTACCCACTGCGATGATCCGCAACCCCGAACTCGACTACAGCGACGACCTGTCGAGCGCCCTGGACGGCGCCGACCTCGTCGTCCTGGCCACCGAATGGCCCGAGTACCGCGACGCCGACCCCCACGCCTTGGTGAACCGTCCCCGTACTCCCGTGCTCGTCGACTGCCGTACGACCCTCGACGCCGCCGACTGGCGTGCGGCGGGCTGGACCGTCCACCAGCTCGGCCGGCCCGGGAGATAG
- a CDS encoding GntR family transcriptional regulator, translating to MGHLKQSKVITTTERLRDQVAHALRAALISGELRPGQVYSAPGLAEDFGISATPVREAMLDLAREGLVEPVRNKGFRVTEVNERDLDQYTEIRALIEVPMIGRITRSANRADLEALRPVAEEIVRAARDHDLIGYLEADRRFHLSLLALSGNERLVETVGELRKRSRLYGLTALDQRDELIPSAEEHIELLDLMLAGEARAAEKCMTRHLGHVRSLWARSEAADPKPTRRLGAGR from the coding sequence ATGGGACACCTGAAGCAGAGCAAGGTCATCACCACCACCGAGCGACTGCGCGACCAGGTCGCCCACGCCCTGCGCGCCGCGCTGATCTCCGGCGAACTGCGCCCCGGCCAGGTCTACTCGGCGCCCGGCCTCGCCGAGGACTTCGGCATCTCCGCGACCCCCGTACGCGAAGCCATGCTCGACCTCGCACGGGAGGGCCTGGTGGAGCCGGTCCGCAACAAGGGGTTCCGGGTCACCGAGGTCAACGAGCGCGATCTCGACCAGTACACCGAGATCCGGGCCCTGATCGAGGTCCCCATGATCGGGCGGATCACGCGCAGCGCCAACCGCGCCGACCTGGAGGCACTGCGCCCCGTCGCCGAGGAGATCGTGCGCGCCGCCCGCGACCACGACCTCATCGGCTACCTGGAGGCGGACCGCCGCTTCCACCTCTCGCTGCTCGCGCTCTCCGGCAACGAGCGCCTGGTGGAAACCGTCGGCGAGCTGCGCAAACGCTCCCGCCTGTACGGTCTGACCGCCCTGGACCAGCGGGACGAGCTGATCCCCTCCGCCGAGGAACACATCGAACTGCTGGACCTCATGCTGGCCGGCGAGGCCCGGGCCGCCGAGAAGTGCATGACCCGCCACCTCGGCCACGTCCGCTCCCTGTGGGCAAGAAGCGAGGCCGCCGACCCCAAGCCGACCCGGAGGCTCGGCGCGGGCCGCTGA
- a CDS encoding NAD(P)/FAD-dependent oxidoreductase, whose translation MKASGAAGGTWDLVVVGGGPAGVAGAVVGAELGLRVALVDLSEQIGGQFYRQPAAALGARRPQALHHDWRTFAELRERLTASGVAHLARHHVWAVERHDDTRWTVHATTGPDGDGALPVRVRARAVLLATGAYERQLPFPGWTLPGVVGAGGAQAMLKAGLVLPGKRVVVAGSGPLLLAVASSLATAGADVPAVIEASGYLGYARRPGALAANPHKLTEAAVHGAALLRRRVALRTRSAVTAVHGAERVEAVTVSRLDRAWRPVPGTEREIGCDALAVGHGLVPAIDLATTLGCATRPTPDGSLALVLDRRQETSVRGLWAAGEPGGVGGAQLACMEGELAAMAIAARLGRNPGPGGRVRQLRSRRTRLRAFAEAMAAAHAPGPGWPGWLADDTEVCRCEEVPAGRIREAVEEYGARDARTVKLLTRAGMGWCQGRMCGAAVACLAGGGEPPLERRPLGAPVPLGTLARLAPPDEPDDHDDHDAQAPVKEG comes from the coding sequence GTGAAGGCGTCCGGCGCGGCGGGCGGGACGTGGGACCTCGTGGTCGTCGGGGGCGGGCCCGCCGGAGTCGCCGGGGCCGTCGTAGGGGCCGAGTTGGGGCTCCGGGTGGCTCTGGTGGATCTCTCCGAGCAGATCGGTGGGCAGTTCTACCGGCAGCCCGCCGCCGCGCTCGGCGCCCGGCGGCCACAGGCGCTGCACCACGACTGGCGCACCTTCGCCGAACTGCGCGAGCGCCTGACGGCGAGCGGCGTCGCACACCTCGCCCGGCACCACGTCTGGGCGGTGGAGCGCCACGACGACACCCGGTGGACCGTGCACGCCACCACCGGACCCGACGGCGACGGAGCGCTTCCCGTACGGGTGCGCGCGCGAGCCGTGCTGCTCGCGACCGGCGCGTACGAGCGCCAACTGCCCTTCCCCGGCTGGACGTTGCCCGGGGTCGTCGGGGCGGGCGGCGCGCAGGCCATGCTCAAGGCCGGGCTCGTGCTGCCAGGAAAACGCGTGGTCGTCGCGGGGAGTGGCCCGCTGCTCCTGGCCGTCGCCTCCTCGCTGGCCACGGCCGGCGCCGACGTACCCGCGGTGATCGAGGCGTCCGGATACCTCGGCTACGCCCGCAGGCCCGGCGCGCTCGCGGCCAACCCGCACAAGCTGACCGAGGCCGCGGTGCACGGCGCGGCGCTGCTGCGGCGCCGGGTGGCGCTGCGCACCCGCAGCGCGGTGACGGCGGTGCACGGGGCCGAGCGCGTCGAGGCGGTCACCGTCAGCCGGCTCGACCGCGCGTGGCGGCCCGTGCCCGGCACGGAACGCGAGATCGGCTGTGACGCCCTGGCCGTCGGCCACGGCCTGGTCCCCGCGATCGACCTGGCCACCACCCTCGGCTGCGCCACCCGCCCCACCCCCGACGGCTCCCTCGCCCTCGTCCTGGACCGGCGCCAGGAGACGTCCGTACGCGGTCTGTGGGCGGCGGGCGAGCCCGGTGGCGTGGGCGGAGCCCAACTGGCTTGCATGGAAGGTGAGTTGGCCGCGATGGCGATAGCCGCCCGGCTGGGCAGGAACCCCGGGCCCGGCGGGCGCGTACGGCAGTTGCGGAGCCGGCGCACCCGGCTGCGCGCCTTCGCCGAGGCGATGGCGGCCGCGCACGCGCCCGGCCCGGGCTGGCCCGGCTGGCTCGCCGACGACACCGAGGTGTGCCGCTGCGAGGAGGTGCCGGCGGGCCGGATCCGCGAGGCCGTCGAGGAGTACGGCGCCCGGGACGCCCGTACGGTGAAGCTGCTCACCCGGGCCGGCATGGGCTGGTGCCAGGGCCGCATGTGCGGGGCGGCCGTGGCCTGCCTCGCGGGCGGCGGCGAACCCCCGCTGGAACGCCGCCCGTTGGGCGCACCCGTCCCGCTCGGCACGCTGGCCCGACTCGCCCCGCCGGATGAGCCGGACGATCACGACGATCACGACGCGCAGGCGCCGGTGAAGGAGGGCTGA
- a CDS encoding (2Fe-2S)-binding protein, with product MARSPGELAGARPGPAFEITVDGRPVSALPGQSVAAALWAAGILAWRTTRVGGRPRGAFCGIGQCYDCLATVNGVPNRRACLVPVADGDEITTQEGEGRAGFAV from the coding sequence GTGGCGCGTAGCCCCGGGGAACTGGCCGGGGCGCGACCCGGTCCGGCGTTCGAGATCACGGTCGACGGGCGCCCGGTGTCCGCGCTGCCCGGCCAGTCCGTCGCGGCGGCGCTGTGGGCGGCCGGCATCCTGGCCTGGCGCACCACGCGGGTCGGCGGCCGGCCCCGGGGCGCGTTCTGCGGCATAGGCCAGTGCTACGACTGCCTCGCGACGGTCAATGGCGTCCCGAACCGGCGGGCGTGCCTGGTGCCCGTGGCGGACGGCGACGAGATCACGACGCAGGAGGGGGAGGGGCGTGCGGGCTTTGCCGTCTGA
- a CDS encoding FAD-dependent oxidoreductase, which yields MRSTRDVADVIVVGAGVVGAACAYYAARAGLRVTVLDRGPVAGGTTGAGEGNLLVSDKEPGPELELALLSTQLWQELAELLPPRIEYEPKGGLVVARDEAGMSALREFAAAQTKAGVTTHEVAGDRLHDLEPHLAPGLAGGFHYPQDAQVMPALAAAHLLRASGAEVRLGQEVTGLLTGPDGAVRGVRTATGVLHAPHVVNAAGTWGGELARLAGVFLPVLPRRGFVLVTEPLPRVVRHKVYAADYVADVASGSAALQTSPVVEGTPAGPVLIGASRERVGFDRTLSIGAVSRLAAGASALFPVLAEVRVLRTYAGFRPYLPDHLPAIGADARVPGLLHACGHEGAGIGLAPATGRLIAACLADEQPPLGGAAFDPGRFERAAV from the coding sequence ATGAGAAGCACCCGGGACGTCGCGGACGTCATCGTGGTCGGCGCGGGGGTCGTGGGAGCCGCCTGCGCCTACTACGCGGCCCGTGCCGGCCTGCGGGTCACCGTGCTCGATCGGGGCCCGGTGGCCGGCGGAACCACGGGGGCGGGGGAGGGCAACCTCCTGGTCTCCGACAAGGAGCCCGGCCCCGAGCTCGAACTCGCCCTGCTTTCCACCCAGTTGTGGCAGGAGCTTGCCGAGCTGCTGCCGCCGCGCATCGAGTACGAGCCCAAAGGCGGGCTCGTCGTCGCCCGTGACGAGGCGGGGATGAGCGCACTGCGGGAGTTCGCGGCGGCCCAGACGAAGGCGGGCGTCACCACGCACGAGGTCGCGGGCGACCGGCTGCACGACCTGGAGCCGCACCTGGCGCCGGGTCTCGCGGGAGGCTTCCACTATCCCCAGGACGCCCAGGTCATGCCCGCCCTCGCCGCCGCCCATCTGCTGCGCGCCTCGGGCGCCGAGGTCCGGCTCGGCCAGGAGGTCACCGGACTGCTCACCGGCCCCGACGGCGCGGTACGCGGTGTGCGGACCGCCACCGGGGTGCTGCACGCGCCCCACGTGGTGAACGCGGCCGGCACCTGGGGCGGTGAACTGGCCCGCCTCGCCGGGGTGTTCCTGCCCGTGCTGCCCCGGCGCGGATTCGTCCTGGTCACCGAACCCTTGCCGCGCGTGGTGCGGCACAAGGTGTACGCGGCGGACTACGTGGCCGACGTGGCCAGCGGATCGGCCGCGCTCCAGACCTCACCCGTGGTCGAGGGCACCCCGGCGGGCCCCGTCCTGATCGGGGCGAGCCGCGAACGGGTCGGCTTCGACCGCACCCTCTCCATCGGCGCGGTCAGCCGCCTCGCGGCGGGGGCGAGCGCGCTGTTCCCGGTGCTGGCCGAGGTCCGCGTCCTGCGTACGTACGCGGGCTTTCGCCCGTATCTGCCGGACCACCTGCCGGCGATCGGGGCGGACGCGCGGGTGCCGGGGTTGTTGCACGCGTGCGGGCACGAGGGCGCCGGGATCGGGCTCGCTCCCGCGACGGGGCGGCTGATCGCCGCGTGCCTGGCGGACGAGCAACCACCCCTGGGAGGCGCGGCGTTCGACCCGGGCCGGTTCGAGCGGGCGGCGGTTTGA
- a CDS encoding DUF397 domain-containing protein, whose amino-acid sequence MTTILTAAQSGLTWTKSTYSDGGNNCVEVAHGVTGAMPVRDSKFPAGPALVIPDSVWGVFLDAVKHRAI is encoded by the coding sequence ATGACCACTATCCTGACCGCCGCCCAGTCCGGACTCACTTGGACCAAATCGACCTACAGCGACGGCGGAAACAACTGCGTCGAGGTCGCCCACGGTGTCACCGGCGCGATGCCCGTGCGGGACTCGAAGTTCCCCGCCGGGCCGGCGCTGGTGATCCCGGACAGCGTCTGGGGTGTCTTCCTGGACGCCGTGAAGCACCGCGCGATCTGA
- a CDS encoding DUF5753 domain-containing protein has product MGDTHVMREQLQRLLDVTTLPHVSVQVLPLTASPHPGMSGPFTLLGFPESADLDIAHVEGLTNALYVEDPGEVAIRGAAFERLRAAALPFDKSTDLIAQLKDAP; this is encoded by the coding sequence TTGGGCGACACGCACGTCATGCGGGAGCAGCTGCAACGCCTCCTGGACGTCACCACGCTTCCGCACGTCTCCGTGCAGGTGCTCCCGCTCACCGCGTCCCCGCACCCGGGGATGTCGGGCCCGTTCACCCTCCTCGGGTTTCCGGAGTCAGCAGATCTGGACATCGCGCACGTGGAGGGCCTGACGAACGCCCTCTACGTCGAAGACCCTGGCGAAGTGGCAATCCGCGGAGCCGCGTTCGAGCGCCTGCGCGCGGCGGCCCTGCCGTTCGACAAGTCGACCGACCTCATCGCTCAACTGAAGGACGCGCCATGA